One region of Planktothrix sp. FACHB-1365 genomic DNA includes:
- a CDS encoding methyltransferase domain-containing protein: MIKTYVSNAFLKIEDSQLYAIFAWSQRTAEIITAKSWLTILEIFVHEHSLEKAYLIFEQIKSASVLEKLMEELEQYQHLIENAIVFLADGKITIFGKGFRSFIEKEMLFELGDISQKSYQVLTQLFFNYQLKDDLQSINTLEEFRNLVEHLEKMGLLSPATNSINWGDLKKTVPICQAFGLTRGTPVDRYYLSQYLKEIQTQIYGNILEIGGIPKDKDFYEVNPGTSYQIMNIEPGLGIDIVGDAHDPSIIKPESFDSIVIFNVLEHCYAPWQVVENIYTWLKPGGKCFAMVPSSIRIHATPVDYWRPLPDAFAWMFRNFSDQKLYIYGNPITVIASYHGIATEELTTAELDAYHPDYPVATCIVAQK, translated from the coding sequence ATGATTAAGACTTATGTAAGTAATGCTTTCTTAAAAATCGAAGATTCCCAACTGTATGCTATTTTTGCTTGGAGTCAGCGCACAGCCGAAATCATTACTGCCAAATCCTGGTTAACAATATTAGAAATATTTGTTCACGAACATTCTTTAGAAAAAGCTTACCTAATCTTTGAACAAATTAAATCAGCTTCAGTCCTAGAGAAACTGATGGAGGAGCTAGAGCAATATCAACATCTGATTGAAAATGCCATAGTATTTTTAGCAGATGGAAAAATTACAATTTTTGGTAAGGGATTTCGCAGCTTTATCGAAAAGGAAATGTTATTTGAACTGGGTGATATTAGTCAAAAAAGTTACCAAGTTCTGACACAATTATTTTTTAACTATCAATTAAAAGATGATTTACAATCCATTAATACCCTAGAAGAATTCCGTAATTTAGTAGAACATTTAGAAAAAATGGGGTTGCTATCTCCTGCTACAAATTCTATAAATTGGGGGGATTTAAAAAAGACTGTTCCTATTTGTCAAGCCTTTGGTTTAACTAGAGGCACACCCGTAGATAGATACTATCTCAGCCAATATTTAAAAGAAATTCAAACGCAAATTTATGGTAATATCCTGGAAATAGGAGGAATACCCAAGGATAAAGACTTCTATGAAGTCAATCCTGGAACATCCTATCAAATTATGAATATAGAACCCGGTTTGGGAATAGATATAGTGGGTGATGCTCACGATCCATCTATAATTAAACCGGAATCCTTTGATTCAATCGTAATTTTTAATGTTCTGGAACATTGTTATGCACCTTGGCAAGTCGTAGAAAATATCTATACCTGGCTAAAACCTGGAGGAAAATGCTTTGCAATGGTTCCCAGTTCCATTAGAATTCATGCTACACCCGTGGACTATTGGCGGCCTTTACCTGATGCTTTTGCTTGGATGTTTAGAAATTTCTCTGACCAAAAGCTCTATATTTATGGTAATCCTATTACTGTTATTGCTAGTTATCATGGCATTGCCACTGAAGAACTAACAACCGCAGAACTAGACGCATATCATCCAGATTATCCTGTAGCTACCTGTATCGTAGCCCAGAAATAA
- a CDS encoding glycosyltransferase family A protein yields the protein MSPINFDIQPEVSIILCTYNRAKYLSQCIDSVIDQTFKNWELLVVDDGSNDQTFEIVNSYLQKTQNIRYLKHKNRKLAYSKNVGIQASFSSYITFLDSDDTYAPNHIESRFNYLKSHPEIDLIQGGFFSEEEILVPDYYEPGKTINLKKCVLGPTFFGKRKVFFELKGFDNIAYGEDTDFWQRAEKVFKTYTLTAPETYNYTRAENSITKSVLANICLQEN from the coding sequence ATGAGTCCGATTAATTTTGATATCCAACCCGAAGTTAGTATCATTTTATGTACATACAATCGAGCCAAATATTTAAGTCAGTGTATTGATAGTGTTATTGATCAAACTTTTAAAAATTGGGAATTGTTAGTCGTTGATGATGGTAGCAATGATCAAACTTTTGAAATTGTAAATTCCTATTTACAAAAAACTCAAAATATCCGTTATTTAAAACATAAAAACCGCAAATTAGCCTACTCTAAAAATGTAGGTATCCAAGCTTCATTTAGCTCCTATATTACATTTTTAGATAGTGATGATACCTATGCACCTAATCATATAGAATCTCGTTTTAACTATCTAAAATCTCATCCTGAAATTGATTTAATACAAGGCGGATTCTTTTCCGAAGAAGAAATTTTAGTGCCTGATTATTATGAACCCGGAAAAACTATTAATTTAAAAAAATGTGTTTTAGGCCCTACATTTTTTGGTAAACGTAAAGTATTTTTTGAATTAAAAGGATTTGATAATATTGCTTATGGTGAAGATACAGATTTTTGGCAACGAGCAGAAAAAGTATTCAAAACTTACACCTTGACTGCACCGGAAACTTATAATTATACCAGAGCAGAAAATAGTATCACTAAAAGTGTTTTAGCAAATATTTGTTTACAGGAAAATTAA